In Solea senegalensis isolate Sse05_10M linkage group LG18, IFAPA_SoseM_1, whole genome shotgun sequence, a single window of DNA contains:
- the foxl3 gene encoding forkhead box L3, with the protein MFDNTHYPFNCFNYDGDGYPSSSTDEEKKMCRPAYSYIALIAMAIQQSPEQRVTLSGIYEFIMKRFPYYRSNQRAWQNSIRHNLSLNSCFIKVPRTEGNEKGKGNFWTFATGCESMLDLFENGNFRRRRRRRNMKIGLRDPGETPFHPLESHTNRHAPAARNAAEPDSALCPLNPERPRPGPQQNHLNPNPGQQGKPESEIKFSIDYILSTPDPPLSGFRSSHAPVHVGPTAPPIHVLESPHLNLHFWTL; encoded by the exons ATGTTTGATAACACTCATTATCCCTTCAACTGCTTCAACTACGATGGAGACGGATATCCTTCGTCCAGCACCGAcgaagagaagaaaatgtgcaGACCTGCGTACAG CTACATCGCTCTGATCGCCATGGCGATCCAGCAGAGCCCGGAGCAGCGGGTCACTCTGTCGGGCATCTACGAGTTCATCATGAAGAGATTTCCTTACTATCGCTCCAACCAGAGAGCGTGGCAGAACTCCATCAGACATAACCTGTCACTGAACAGCTGCTTCATCAAA GTTCCTCGGACTGAGGGCAATGAAAAGGGAAAAGGAAACTTTTGGACTTTTGCCACCGGCTGTGAATCCATGCTCGACCTGTTTGAAAACGGCAACttccgccgccgccgccgcaggAGGAACATGAAAATCGGCCTCCGTGACCCTGGAGAAACGCCCTTCCACCCTCTGGAGAGCCACACCAATCGGCACGCACCTGCCGCCCGCAACGCTGCAGAACCTGACTCCGCCCTCTGCCCTCTTAACCCAGAAAGGCCAAGGCCGGGTCCACAACAGAACCACCTCAACCCGAACCCCGGGCAGCAGGGGAAACCGGAATCGGAGATCAAGTTTAGCATTGACTACATCCTCTCCACTCCAGATCCGCCCCTGTCTGGGTTCAGATCGTCCCACGCTCCGGTGCACGTGGGACCTACAGCGCCACCTATACACGTCCTGGAGTCCCCGCACCTGAACCTGCACTTCTGGACTCTGTGA